Genomic DNA from Natronincola ferrireducens:
TTTCACCCCCCAATTTAAACTCCAGCCCTAAAGCTAGTCCCTTTGCTAATTCAATCTTAATACAGGTATCATTAAATGTTAGCTTTTCTTTAACGTACTTGAGAAAACTCCTTAAAGCAGTATAACCTATAATAAATATACCGATTAATTCTAAAGTGCCTATGGCGTAGTGGGCTACTACTTCGATGAAATCTTCTAACATGGTATCCTCCTAGGTCTAGTTGTCTTATGTTAATAGTATGTCCAATCTCTTCAATACAATTTAAAGTCCTACTGATTTCACCAGTAGGACTGTTTTATGGTCATACATTATGTTGCTAATCTAGTGATGGCTAAAACAATTAATATACACCCTGGGATAAAAGAGGTTGTTTCTTTTAATTTGCTGACAATATACTTTTTACCAATACAAATCCCCGACAGTAAAAAAACTAGATTAACAATCGCCACCAATAATAATGTAAACAAGATAATAGAAATGGAAGAAAGAGAAACAGCG
This window encodes:
- a CDS encoding DUF1622 domain-containing protein, whose amino-acid sequence is MLEDFIEVVAHYAIGTLELIGIFIIGYTALRSFLKYVKEKLTFNDTCIKIELAKGLALGLEFKLGGEILRTILVRTMDDIKILGTIIILRLILTFVIHWEISSELHQEEEIKKFAENRRKNKP